The genomic interval GGTGTACGAGCAAGAGGACTgcagctttttttttaaaaaaaaaaaaatttccccttGCCATTAAATCCTCGGTCATGTTCATCACAAGAAGGATATGGCAAAAGACAACTAAAATTGTCTGTATGGTTAATCCATGTAATTTGTGTGTCCTTGTTTTGTAACttgatgttttaaatataatatccTTGATAGACCAATGAGATATTGTGATAGTGGGGTTAGATGTCATATGTTAAGCTTTGCGTAccagagaaatttttttattatgcataatatatatacaggCTCATGCATGTGCTCATTTATCACATCCAAACTGTTTATCATTTATGTTTTGATGTCATTGCTGCTGCTTCTTGTTGTGGTTTTTTTCTGATTGCCTTGCCTGTTTCTGACCATTTCTTCTGTTTCATTgctttcttattaattatcgTCAGATAAGGGATGAACTTCACAGGGAAACTTTGCAAATTGCCAGTGAGTTAacatgcttcttttttttgtccCCCCTCCCTTTTTTCTGTTAGTATGTTTAGTATTTGCGTTGTCAGCAGTAATGCCATAAATTCCAGAGAAATTCTGATATATTGTGAATAAACAGGGGACAACTTGGACAAGGAACTGCGCATGATTGAGCTTAGAAACCAAGTAAGTTTCTGAgccatcttttgtttttcctgTCAAATACATGCGGTGCACCCATATAAGCCATAAtccttcatttatttgttcatAGAGTAAAATTATTCGGACAACAGAATTGGCTGCTGCTCAGGAGAAATTACACGATCTTGAGAGACAGAAAGAACAACTTTTGAAGTTGTACTCTCCTGCCTCCCTTCTCAAAAGGATTCAAggtaaaaacaacaaaaacccATCTTAATAACTTGAGTATATGCTTGGAGATCATTGATTTAGCTAAAAGGCGTGTTAAGTAACATGAATTCTTTCCTGTTTGCAGAAGCTATGAATAAGACCGAGGAGGAATCTGAAAACCTGCATAGGCAGCTCCTTGATAGGGAGTTGGATGTTGGGGCTTTTGTGCAGAAGTACAAGAAGCTGCGCACAACTTACCACCGCCGAGCACTCATTCATCTTTCAGCCAAGACACACTCGGTTGACGCGGGGAAGGCCTGAAATAAATGTATAccatgatatattttttatataatacctttttatttttatttgtctttggtttgtaaataaattcctaATGGACTCTGGTTTTGTTCAATTTGGCATGATATTTTATCTTGAAATGAATTCTATTCTGAAATAGTTGTTTCATAAGCACCAGCTCCTTCACAGTTATTCATGTAACACGAGAATGCTATCAGCAAATGGAGCAGGAAAAGGTGGCTGACGAACTTTAAATGTAACATCATGGGTGGTTCACTTTTGTTGCGGGTCTGAGAATTGATACTTCAACTGTGTTTGAGATCCGATTATTCAATGAGCAAAGGTTCACGGATGAGTTAGTGCAAAAGTATACGGGCAGTCGGGTTGATTTGAAATTCGGACGTCTGCGACTTGCTGCTTAAAGGAGGCGCTAGTTAGTCAAATATGATGACCAAATGACCCGTCACAAAGCCTATACGCCAGCTACacatgtcaaaaaaaaaatctttacgCTGCCACGAGAGTTGGGTAGGTGTTCGGGTTGAcgcattttttaatatttattgaaaaaagaaatggtgATTCCTTACATGCGGATAAGTGACGTACAGATTAAAGAGGTGTTATTTTTACTATCATGACATAAATTTTTAGTCACTTTTATCTTTGGAATCACAAACTTCAGTGGCTAACACCTAACAGTGTCTTACTGTGGCCAATAGAATCAGCGACTGGTATTCGTTATTGTttggtattttaaatttgcttTAGAACATAATTTTTAGCTCAGCACTTAATCAACTGGCTCAACTTGTAGCTGTTAGTGGCAGGATCGGTATTCTTCTCTCGTAGGACCTCAGGATTGTCTCAATCTCTGGGCTCAATAGCGACTGCTATATCAAAACTCATCAGCACATTTTGTGACATTCAAgtttccaaaataataatttgtgtcAAGATGTATATGAAATTACAAGCATTTTATTATGAGTGGTTACTTAAAACGTCTTGCTCAAATAAAACCATAAAAGAGAATCTGTCCTTACACGACACTAATCATTCTTCTAAGCGAGCTAATTCTTTCTCCCACTTCAGTCCGAACATCTGGCGACCAAAAGGTACAATGAGGTTATAGCGGAAAACCTGCAATTCACATCAATGCCAACTGCTAAGGGAATGTCATTCTCACAACAAAAGTGTTGAGCTTTTCAACTAACCTTGTCGTTGATATCACGCAATTGCCTTTTCAAAGTCTCAGAAGACTCCGCCCATTTCGAAGAATCACCATTGCACTTACTTGTCCATGCTTTTTTCAGGGCCACAAGCCATGCTGACACTTGATTccttatttctttattgagCTCAATCCACTCAGGTGCACATCCATTTTTGGAAAGGATTCTATACAAAGTGTCTTCTGCTGGGTCAGCGTGAGGATTTGTACTAAGATTTAGCGGTTTCCCTTTTCCTGGTAGGTTCTCGAACTGCCCTTCTTCCATTGAATGCCATATTCTCTGCTCCACAACACCTATTATATCAGTTTCTGATCTGTTCCATTGACATCCAAATACCACACAAAACAAACAAGTCATTATATATTTGGAACAAGCGGTACAGTCATAAATGCAACTTTTAATACATCAGAGTGTTATCaatcactatatatatatatatatatatatatagaagaaCAACAATGTTCGACAAGACAATAAATGATAACACAATtttcattgaaaatgaaaattttacctGACAGCACTGTGCTGGCCACGGAGTTCGGGAGGGAGTTTCCGATCATTGATAGCGTCCGCTACGGCCGATAGACGATCAGTCGTTTTCACCTTTGACGATGAAGAGGAAGCCCACCTAGGTCTGGGCACGCCATACCTAGAAGACATTTCGACCGTTGACCTCACGAACCGGTCTACTAAGTAATTGCCCATTTCTCCGGCACAAGTGAACTGAGAAAACGTGTCGTGAAATAAGAATTACCTATATTTGATCAGTCCTGTGCTGTGCTAGCAAGACATGAACTAATCTATGAATGCCATGATTGTCGAGCAGTGGCTGCACTCTCTAAACCGAAAGTATGGCGTCATTCATGTTCATAAGATATTGCTTCACGAAGAGACGTTTCAAGAGTTGTAAACAGGTAAAAAATCTCCGGAACATATAATAAGagaggaaattaaaatttcaattaaatattaaaccaAAACCATCTTAAATTACCCAAAAGTAGCAAAGAAACTAACAAGAATTATATGCAGTAGATTAATATTCACGGCGCATCGAATATAGTTGTAAAATTTCACATATActgataaaaatcaaaatatgcaGTGCAATTAGAAACAAGGTAagctaaaagaaaatgaatgaattaaattgcagaagcAGTACCTGAACTTGAACGCAGGTCCCGATTGGGCGATTTTTTGATCAGAAACCCTAGAATAGAAGAAGCTCACGAACGAACGAACGAATAGACCGCGAAAATTCAACCGTTAATCTAACACGTATCACCTCGGACAACGTGTCAATGTATGAGACTAACACGTGGGAACTGGCTGGTCGTTGGTCGTACGATGTAACTAGAAATGGATAGAATCGGTTCTCAATTATTTCTCTACCCTACATTCCCTCGGAGTTGTGGGTTTCACTTAAGCTCACAATGAATAGAGAAGTTGTAccttatattaaatataagataGCAACTCTCttattttatatctatataattttttttttgtgtattaaAACATTTGATATCCGAAGTCTATATTAAATCTTGATTAATTCAGATACGAGTCGAGTAAGAGCATTAGGACGGTAAACTCTCCCTACAAATATGTCtcagttgaaaaaataaaaaataaaaaataaaaaagtcagGTGATTGTGATAGATTGAATGCTGTAATATCACGTGTTACGAAAATTTagcatttaataaatgaatggcGGATAGATTACTTAAGATAAAAGGTTACTTAAAAATTCCACATCCAATGAGGCGACctgttcataaaaaaattatgtgatcGACGACTTAAGAGTCACATTTAGATGGATACCATGTtagataaaaggaaaaaattgtgGTGCAACTGTGATATCGTGCCACAGTTGTATCCAGCCGTTAGATGTTAATGGATCCACTCATTTAAgtgcatccaacggctggatgTAACTATgacacggtaccacagttacACCGTAGC from Citrus sinensis cultivar Valencia sweet orange chromosome 9, DVS_A1.0, whole genome shotgun sequence carries:
- the LOC102617671 gene encoding uncharacterized protein LOC102617671, whose translation is MGNYLVDRFVRSTVEMSSRYGVPRPRWASSSSSKVKTTDRLSAVADAINDRKLPPELRGQHSAVRSETDIIGVVEQRIWHSMEEGQFENLPGKGKPLNLSTNPHADPAEDTLYRILSKNGCAPEWIELNKEIRNQVSAWLVALKKAWTSKCNGDSSKWAESSETLKRQLRDINDKVFRYNLIVPFGRQMFGLKWEKELARLEE
- the LOC102618510 gene encoding vacuolar protein-sorting-associated protein 37 homolog 1 codes for the protein MFKFWGSNEQQAQPRPQDVTSQSWYPPSVVSPDSSRPATPSMSSFGSLNLQRPTEQSQPLSHVSPAEAAGIIALLKDKSVDELRKLLADKDAYRQFLLSIDQVKIQNNIRDELHRETLQIARDNLDKELRMIELRNQSKIIRTTELAAAQEKLHDLERQKEQLLKLYSPASLLKRIQEAMNKTEEESENLHRQLLDRELDVGAFVQKYKKLRTTYHRRALIHLSAKTHSVDAGKA